The following are encoded together in the Drosophila takahashii strain IR98-3 E-12201 chromosome X, DtakHiC1v2, whole genome shotgun sequence genome:
- the LOC108060975 gene encoding uncharacterized protein codes for MNKSQKPTKVKRGKRHVIRSKTQPQDLVESEVENARKAVERKLIYLTESNMATASRPVKRSTGGGGGGGGGGGGGGEGAGSGGTKTQGVHRRKHGKKHPAHKPPKEVSEDEEETLQEKAYKYENRRRSGYNVLLQSPRRNGLTPRDYEAEAAELAALLAAQRTSSGTGKPGAGRFPEEGEKENPDGDFGRLQLKPLNSYAQDHRLPSYSCGVCGAKFHIRSLLGAHRRTHDDDFKVRFRGRRPRDSSTTLTAANLCKFCDRSFDLERTLHIHQLCHCKKISPQQRRKLAFTELAHEKKAPLPSFQRAVPHSHHSHQSNHSQRHQARISAMTKHLPMKHRQLQIQKTIMETSTEHERWR; via the exons ATGAACAAATCTCAGAAGCCCACAAAGGTGAAGCGCGGCAAGCGCCACGTCATCCGCTCCAAAACTCAGCCGCAGGATCTCGTGGAGTCGGAGGTGGAGAACGCCCGCAAGGCGGTGGAGCGCAAGCTGATCTACCTGACCGAATCCAACATGGCCACCGCATCCCGTCCGGTGAAGCGTAGCacgggcggaggaggaggaggaggaggaggaggaggaggaggaggcgaagGAGCGGGATCAGGGGGCACCAAAACCCAGGGAGTCCATCGACGCAAACATGGCAAAAAGCATCCTGCCCATAAGCCACCCAAGGAAGTGtccgaggacgaggaggaaaCGCTGCAGGAGAAAGCCTACAAGTACGAAAACCGAAGACGCAGCGGCTACAATG TACTCCTTCAATCTCCTCGTCGCAATGGCCTGACGCCCCGGGATTACGAGGCCGAGGCGGCGGAACTGGCTGCCCTTTTGGCCGCCCAGCGAACGTCCAGCGGAACTGGGAAGCCAGGAGCAGGACGATTTCCGGAGGAGGGAGAAAAGGAGAATCCCGATGGGGACTTCGGGAGGCTGCAGCTGAAGCCGCTGAACAGTTACGCGCAGGATCATCGGCTGCCCAGCTACTCGTGCGGCGTCTGCGGGGCCAAGTTCCACATCCGGTCGCTGCTGGGCGCCCATCGGCGCACCCACGACGACGACTTCAAGGTCCGCTTCCGGGGACGCCGACCCAGGGACAGCAGCACCACCCTGACCGCCGCCAATCTGTGCAAGTTCTGCGACCGCAGCTTCGACCTGGAGCGCACCCTGCACATCCACCAGCTGTGCCACTGCAAGAAGATATCCCCGCAGCAGCGCCGCAAGCTGGCCTTCACCGAGTTGGCCCACGAGAAGAAGGCGCCGCTGCCCAGCTTCCAGCGTGCCGTCCCGCACTCACATCACTCCCATCAGTCCAATCACTCCCAGCGCCATCAAGCTAGAATCTCCGCCATGACCAAGCATCTGCCGATGAAGCACCGGCAGCTCCAGATCCAGAAGACCATCATGGAGACGTCCACGGAGCACGAGAGGTGGCGATAA
- the HisRS gene encoding histidine--tRNA ligase, cytoplasmic isoform X2, with amino-acid sequence MSDTREQILEQIKVQGDLVRQLKAAKESKEKIDEEVARLLALKAKLGGDAPPTNQKFTLKTPKGTRDYGPQQMTLRQGVLDKIIQVFKRHGGEAIDTPVFELKEVLTGKYGEDSKLIYDLKDQGGEILSMRYDLTVPLARYLAMNKISSIKRYHIAKVYRRDNPAMTKGRYREFYQCDFDIAGTYDPMLADAECVKIVSEILDTLDIGDYVIKLNHRQLLDGMFQACGVPAESFRTICSAVDKLDKSPWADVRKEMVEEKGLDEAAADRIGEYVRLSGGAELVEQLLADEKLKAVPNAVKGLEGMQLLLKYCSIFGLEKRVSFDLSLARGLDYYTGVIYEGVLKGESAIASPASPAKTSQQNGEPGSPNEPATVGSVAGGGRYDNLVGMFDPRGKAVPCVGVSIGVERIFSVLEARAAAGGLKLRTSDVEVYVASAHKGLHEQRLKVLNQLWEAGVKAEHSYKLNPKLLVQLQHCEEHQIPLVVVLGDAELAQGLVKLREVTTRQESNVKLEDLAAEIRRRQQAAA; translated from the exons ATGAGTGATACGCGTGAGCAGATTCTGGAGCAAATCAAAGTGCAAGGCGATCTCGTCCGTCAGTTGAAAGCAGCGAAGGAGTCGAAGGAGAAG ATCGATGAGGAGGTCGCCCGCCTTCTGGCCCTCAAGGCCAAGTTGGGCGGAGATGCCCCACCCACCAACCAGAAGTTCACGCTAAAGACGCCCAAGGGCACCCGGGACTATGGCCCCCAGCAGATGACCCTGCGCCAGGGCGTCCTGGACAAGATCATCCAGGTGTTCAAGCGCCACGGCGGCGAGGCCATCGATACGCCCGTCTTCGAGCTGAAG GAAGTGCTAACGGGCAAGTACGGCGAGGACTCGAAGCTGATCTACGACCTGAAGGACCAGGGCGGCGAGATTCTATCGATGAGGTACGACCTGACCGTTCCGCTGGCCCGCTACCTGGCGATGAACAAGATCTCGAGCATCAAGCGCTACCACATCGCCAAGGTCTATCGCCGCGACAATCCGGCGATGACCAAGGGTCGCTACAGGGAGTTCTACCAGTGCGACTTCGACATTGCCGGCACCTACGATCCCATGCTGGCGGATGCCGAGTGCGTGAAGATTGTGTCGGAGATTCTGGACACCCTGGACATTGGGGACTATGTGATAAAGCTGAATCACCGCCAATTATTGGACGGCATGTTCCAGGCGTGCGGAGTGCCGGCCGAGAGTTTCCGCACCATCTGCTCGGCGGTGGATAAACTGGACAAG TCTCCCTGGGCGGATGTGCGCAAGGAGATGGTGGAGGAGAAGGGCCTGGACGAGGCGGCAGCGGATCGCATTGGCGAGTACGTGCGTCTGAGTGGCGGTGCCGAGCTGGTGGAGCAGCTGCTGGCCGACGAGAAGCTAAAGGCTGTGCCCAATGCCGTGAAGGGTCTGGAGGgcatgcagctgctgctgaagTACTGCTCGATCTTTGGCCTCGAGAAGCGCGTTAGCTTCGATCTGAGCCTGGCCCGTGGTCTGGACTACTACACCGGTGTGATCTACGAGGGTGTGCTGAAGGGCGAGTCCGCAATTGCTTCGCCTGCATCTCCTGCGAAGACATCGCAGCAGAACGGAGAGCCGGGATCACCGAATGAGCCGGCCACCGTGGGTTCCGTGGCCGGTGGCGGTCGCTACGACAATCTGGTGGGCATGTTCGATCCGCGCGGCAAGGCTGTGCCCTGCGTGGGCGTCTCCATTGGCGTGGAGCGCATCTTCTCGGTGCTGGAGGCGCGGGCAGCTGCCGGCGGCCTAAAGCTGCGCACCAGCGACGTCGAGGTCTACGTGGCCTCGGCCCACAAGGGACTGCACGAGCAGCGACTGAAGGTGCTCAACCAGCTGTGGGAAGCGGGCGTCAAG GCGGAGCACTCTTACAAGCTGAATCCCAAGCTGCTGGTGCAGCTGCAGCACTGCGAGGAGCACCAGATTCCTTTGGTCGTCGTCCTCGGCGACGCGGAATTGGCCCAGGGATTGGTGAAGCTGCGCGAGGTGACCACGCGCCAGGAGAGCAATGTCAAGCTGGAGGATTTGGCTGCCGAGATTCGGCGACGACAGCAGGCGGCCGCCTAG
- the HisRS gene encoding histidine--tRNA ligase, cytoplasmic isoform X3 produces the protein MSDTREQILEQIKVQGDLVRQLKAAKESKEKTAPSGGGRANSSGVPAQQQQRQQQQQEQPQKQQQAQEQQQQHEQLLQIDEEVARLLALKAKLGGDAPPTNQKFTLKTPKGTRDYGPQQMTLRQGVLDKIIQVFKRHGGEAIDTPVFELKEVLTGKYGEDSKLIYDLKDQGGEILSMRYDLTVPLARYLAMNKISSIKRYHIAKVYRRDNPAMTKGRYREFYQCDFDIAGTYDPMLADAECVKIVSEILDTLDIGDYVIKLNHRQLLDGMFQACGVPAESFRTICSAVDKLDKSPWADVRKEMVEEKGLDEAAADRIGEYVRLSGGAELVEQLLADEKLKAVPNAVKGLEGMQLLLKYCSIFGLEKRVSFDLSLARGLDYYTGVIYEGVLKGESAIASPASPAKTSQQNGEPGSPNEPATVGSVAGGGRYDNLVGMFDPRGKAVPCVGVSIGVERIFSVLEARAAAGGLKLRTSDVEVYVASAHKGLHEQRLKVLNQLWEAGVKAEHSYKLNPKLLVQLQHCEEHQIPLVVVLGDAELAQGLVKLREVTTRQESNVKLEDLAAEIRRRQQAAA, from the exons ATGAGTGATACGCGTGAGCAGATTCTGGAGCAAATCAAAGTGCAAGGCGATCTCGTCCGTCAGTTGAAAGCAGCGAAGGAGTCGAAGGAGAAG ACGGCGCCCTCTGGCGGCGGGCGCGCCAACTCGTCCGGCGTGCcagcccaacaacaacaacgacaacagcaacaacaagaacagccacaaaaacaacaacaagcacaagaacaacaacagcaacatgagCAACTGCTGCAG ATCGATGAGGAGGTCGCCCGCCTTCTGGCCCTCAAGGCCAAGTTGGGCGGAGATGCCCCACCCACCAACCAGAAGTTCACGCTAAAGACGCCCAAGGGCACCCGGGACTATGGCCCCCAGCAGATGACCCTGCGCCAGGGCGTCCTGGACAAGATCATCCAGGTGTTCAAGCGCCACGGCGGCGAGGCCATCGATACGCCCGTCTTCGAGCTGAAG GAAGTGCTAACGGGCAAGTACGGCGAGGACTCGAAGCTGATCTACGACCTGAAGGACCAGGGCGGCGAGATTCTATCGATGAGGTACGACCTGACCGTTCCGCTGGCCCGCTACCTGGCGATGAACAAGATCTCGAGCATCAAGCGCTACCACATCGCCAAGGTCTATCGCCGCGACAATCCGGCGATGACCAAGGGTCGCTACAGGGAGTTCTACCAGTGCGACTTCGACATTGCCGGCACCTACGATCCCATGCTGGCGGATGCCGAGTGCGTGAAGATTGTGTCGGAGATTCTGGACACCCTGGACATTGGGGACTATGTGATAAAGCTGAATCACCGCCAATTATTGGACGGCATGTTCCAGGCGTGCGGAGTGCCGGCCGAGAGTTTCCGCACCATCTGCTCGGCGGTGGATAAACTGGACAAG TCTCCCTGGGCGGATGTGCGCAAGGAGATGGTGGAGGAGAAGGGCCTGGACGAGGCGGCAGCGGATCGCATTGGCGAGTACGTGCGTCTGAGTGGCGGTGCCGAGCTGGTGGAGCAGCTGCTGGCCGACGAGAAGCTAAAGGCTGTGCCCAATGCCGTGAAGGGTCTGGAGGgcatgcagctgctgctgaagTACTGCTCGATCTTTGGCCTCGAGAAGCGCGTTAGCTTCGATCTGAGCCTGGCCCGTGGTCTGGACTACTACACCGGTGTGATCTACGAGGGTGTGCTGAAGGGCGAGTCCGCAATTGCTTCGCCTGCATCTCCTGCGAAGACATCGCAGCAGAACGGAGAGCCGGGATCACCGAATGAGCCGGCCACCGTGGGTTCCGTGGCCGGTGGCGGTCGCTACGACAATCTGGTGGGCATGTTCGATCCGCGCGGCAAGGCTGTGCCCTGCGTGGGCGTCTCCATTGGCGTGGAGCGCATCTTCTCGGTGCTGGAGGCGCGGGCAGCTGCCGGCGGCCTAAAGCTGCGCACCAGCGACGTCGAGGTCTACGTGGCCTCGGCCCACAAGGGACTGCACGAGCAGCGACTGAAGGTGCTCAACCAGCTGTGGGAAGCGGGCGTCAAG GCGGAGCACTCTTACAAGCTGAATCCCAAGCTGCTGGTGCAGCTGCAGCACTGCGAGGAGCACCAGATTCCTTTGGTCGTCGTCCTCGGCGACGCGGAATTGGCCCAGGGATTGGTGAAGCTGCGCGAGGTGACCACGCGCCAGGAGAGCAATGTCAAGCTGGAGGATTTGGCTGCCGAGATTCGGCGACGACAGCAGGCGGCCGCCTAG
- the HisRS gene encoding histidine--tRNA ligase, cytoplasmic isoform X1 translates to MLRSIGRQWRCSAAFQCATFQTAPSGGGRANSSGVPAQQQQRQQQQQEQPQKQQQAQEQQQQHEQLLQIDEEVARLLALKAKLGGDAPPTNQKFTLKTPKGTRDYGPQQMTLRQGVLDKIIQVFKRHGGEAIDTPVFELKEVLTGKYGEDSKLIYDLKDQGGEILSMRYDLTVPLARYLAMNKISSIKRYHIAKVYRRDNPAMTKGRYREFYQCDFDIAGTYDPMLADAECVKIVSEILDTLDIGDYVIKLNHRQLLDGMFQACGVPAESFRTICSAVDKLDKSPWADVRKEMVEEKGLDEAAADRIGEYVRLSGGAELVEQLLADEKLKAVPNAVKGLEGMQLLLKYCSIFGLEKRVSFDLSLARGLDYYTGVIYEGVLKGESAIASPASPAKTSQQNGEPGSPNEPATVGSVAGGGRYDNLVGMFDPRGKAVPCVGVSIGVERIFSVLEARAAAGGLKLRTSDVEVYVASAHKGLHEQRLKVLNQLWEAGVKAEHSYKLNPKLLVQLQHCEEHQIPLVVVLGDAELAQGLVKLREVTTRQESNVKLEDLAAEIRRRQQAAA, encoded by the exons ATGTTGCGTTCAATTGGCCGCCAGTGGCGCTGTAGTGCTGCGTTTCAGTGTGCAACGTTCCAGACGGCGCCCTCTGGCGGCGGGCGCGCCAACTCGTCCGGCGTGCcagcccaacaacaacaacgacaacagcaacaacaagaacagccacaaaaacaacaacaagcacaagaacaacaacagcaacatgagCAACTGCTGCAG ATCGATGAGGAGGTCGCCCGCCTTCTGGCCCTCAAGGCCAAGTTGGGCGGAGATGCCCCACCCACCAACCAGAAGTTCACGCTAAAGACGCCCAAGGGCACCCGGGACTATGGCCCCCAGCAGATGACCCTGCGCCAGGGCGTCCTGGACAAGATCATCCAGGTGTTCAAGCGCCACGGCGGCGAGGCCATCGATACGCCCGTCTTCGAGCTGAAG GAAGTGCTAACGGGCAAGTACGGCGAGGACTCGAAGCTGATCTACGACCTGAAGGACCAGGGCGGCGAGATTCTATCGATGAGGTACGACCTGACCGTTCCGCTGGCCCGCTACCTGGCGATGAACAAGATCTCGAGCATCAAGCGCTACCACATCGCCAAGGTCTATCGCCGCGACAATCCGGCGATGACCAAGGGTCGCTACAGGGAGTTCTACCAGTGCGACTTCGACATTGCCGGCACCTACGATCCCATGCTGGCGGATGCCGAGTGCGTGAAGATTGTGTCGGAGATTCTGGACACCCTGGACATTGGGGACTATGTGATAAAGCTGAATCACCGCCAATTATTGGACGGCATGTTCCAGGCGTGCGGAGTGCCGGCCGAGAGTTTCCGCACCATCTGCTCGGCGGTGGATAAACTGGACAAG TCTCCCTGGGCGGATGTGCGCAAGGAGATGGTGGAGGAGAAGGGCCTGGACGAGGCGGCAGCGGATCGCATTGGCGAGTACGTGCGTCTGAGTGGCGGTGCCGAGCTGGTGGAGCAGCTGCTGGCCGACGAGAAGCTAAAGGCTGTGCCCAATGCCGTGAAGGGTCTGGAGGgcatgcagctgctgctgaagTACTGCTCGATCTTTGGCCTCGAGAAGCGCGTTAGCTTCGATCTGAGCCTGGCCCGTGGTCTGGACTACTACACCGGTGTGATCTACGAGGGTGTGCTGAAGGGCGAGTCCGCAATTGCTTCGCCTGCATCTCCTGCGAAGACATCGCAGCAGAACGGAGAGCCGGGATCACCGAATGAGCCGGCCACCGTGGGTTCCGTGGCCGGTGGCGGTCGCTACGACAATCTGGTGGGCATGTTCGATCCGCGCGGCAAGGCTGTGCCCTGCGTGGGCGTCTCCATTGGCGTGGAGCGCATCTTCTCGGTGCTGGAGGCGCGGGCAGCTGCCGGCGGCCTAAAGCTGCGCACCAGCGACGTCGAGGTCTACGTGGCCTCGGCCCACAAGGGACTGCACGAGCAGCGACTGAAGGTGCTCAACCAGCTGTGGGAAGCGGGCGTCAAG GCGGAGCACTCTTACAAGCTGAATCCCAAGCTGCTGGTGCAGCTGCAGCACTGCGAGGAGCACCAGATTCCTTTGGTCGTCGTCCTCGGCGACGCGGAATTGGCCCAGGGATTGGTGAAGCTGCGCGAGGTGACCACGCGCCAGGAGAGCAATGTCAAGCTGGAGGATTTGGCTGCCGAGATTCGGCGACGACAGCAGGCGGCCGCCTAG
- the LOC108060982 gene encoding uncharacterized protein: protein MSKYFNTEILKMMLAQAPVDGEDLGNDRFAAMETAGQYLLYVSEDPLRELHPRTVKKTLRNLFKEEAQLHGCIVKIREEILQEEEDENQDKSLEKEDSTLTNCENWWKSVPGGFLGDNLVEKSTERARGGLNITFDPKMLFANDSWTNWSERANAPVKILHHNPKPIGSSHTSVEFPKNQKNDEQQSQEETPPEEPAEPQLPISQQIQLHAENLKQCFRECLDELAAGLRLENVELPKIYFGSMSADDYDEDMDKVVDWLSLNPFASAHKIPVPVEPEKRREVSHVEKFRGGLRTCLRTIGHFFSTGEEQEEEEDSPARAYVDHQQTAPLILGPSIDEPMVLLADRLMLAYNWAMKAEEPPQEIHEEQPLLAIQQQSLYAIQEQPQGELEVEVELPPDTSELEMLEGEQQLRKAANCRLGLITSLDSMESQKSQPLYLVTQSKGRQW from the coding sequence ATGAGCAAGTACTTCAATACGGAGATACTCAAGATGATGTTGGCCCAGGCGCCGGTCGATGGTGAGGATCTCGGCAATGATCGCTTTGCAGCCATGGAAACGGCGGGTCAGTACCTTCTTTATGTCTCCGAGGATCCACTGAGGGAACTACATCCGCGGACTGTAAAGAAGACCCTGCGGAATTTGTTTAAGGAGGAGGCCCAGCTGCATGGTTGCATCGTGAAAATCCGAGAGGAAATcctgcaggaggaggaggacgagaacCAAGACAAAAGCCTGGAAAAGGAGGACTCAACGTTGACGAACTGCGAAAACTGGTGGAAATCAGTGCCAGGTGGCTTTTTAGGGGATAATCTTGTCGAGAAATCGACAGAACGCGCCAGGGGCGGTCTCAACATCACCTTCGATCCCAAGATGCTGTTCGCGAATGACTCGTGGACCAATTGGTCGGAAAGGGCCAATGCTCCGGTGAAGATACTACACCACAATCCCAAGCCCATTGGCAGTTCTCACACGAGCGTGGAGTTTCCAAAGAACCAGAAGAATGATGAACAGCAGAGCCAGGAGGAGACTCCTCCAGAGGAACCAGCTGAACCGCAGCTGCCGATAAGTCAACAGATTCAGCTGCATGCCGAAAATCTGAAGCAGTGTTTCAGGGAATGTCTTGATGAGCTGGCGGCTGGTTTGCGTCTGGAAAATGTAGAGCTACCGAAAATCTACTTTGGCTCCATGTCGGCGGATGACTACGACGAGGACATGGACAAGGTGGTGGACTGGCTGAGCCTGAATCCCTTCGCCAGTGCCCACAAGATTCCGGTGCCCGTTGAGCCGGAAAAAAGGAGAGAAGTGAGCCACGTGGAGAAATTCCGCGGTGGCCTGCGCACTTGCCTTCGCACCATTGGTCACTTCTTCTCCACCggcgaggagcaggaggaggaggaggattctCCAGCCCGTGCCTACGTAGATCATCAGCAAACTGCTCCCCTGATCCTGGGACCCAGCATCGATGAGCCCATGGTCTTGCTGGCCGATCGCCTCATGCTGGCTTATAATTGGGCAATGAAAGCGGAGGAGCCTCCGCAGGAAATTCACGAGGAGCAGCCGCTACTCGCCATTCAGCAGCAGTCGCTTTATGCAATTCAGGAGCAGCCACAAGGTGAACTTgaggtggaggtggagctGCCGCCAGACACCTCCGAGCTGGAGATGCTCGAAGGGGAGCAGCAACTGCGGAAGGCGGCCAACTGTCGCCTTGGTTTGATAACCTCCCTCGATTCGATGGAATCCCAGAAGAGTCAACCGCTGTATTTGGTGACCCAAAGCAAGGGTCGCCAATGGTGA